The Lysobacter sp. genome includes a window with the following:
- a CDS encoding UpxY family transcription antiterminator, with translation MVLRTRSRHEHLVESCLQRKSIKAYLPKHKVTRRWKDRRRVVELPLFPGYVFVQPSADQYADMRYIRGSCGLVLIGNQPATMPEKDLQAVKILVGSGADLKLDMNIVVGQRVKVVSGPFAGAEGELVKVKSQERLVINAHLLGSSVSVEVGRDMVSIG, from the coding sequence ATGGTGCTCAGGACCAGGAGCCGCCATGAACATTTGGTCGAGTCTTGCCTGCAGCGCAAATCGATCAAAGCGTACCTACCCAAGCATAAAGTGACCCGCCGCTGGAAAGATCGCAGGCGCGTGGTCGAGTTGCCGTTGTTTCCCGGCTACGTGTTCGTACAGCCGAGCGCCGATCAATACGCCGACATGCGCTACATCCGCGGATCGTGCGGGCTCGTGCTCATCGGCAACCAGCCGGCCACGATGCCCGAAAAGGACCTGCAGGCCGTGAAGATCCTTGTCGGCAGTGGCGCCGACCTGAAGTTGGATATGAATATCGTGGTCGGGCAGCGCGTGAAAGTCGTCTCGGGCCCGTTCGCCGGCGCAGAAGGCGAGCTCGTCAAGGTCAAGAGTCAGGAAAGGCTGGTGATCAACGCGCATTTGTTGGGCAGCAGCGTGAGTGTGGAAGTAGGCAGGGACATGGTATCCATCGGATAG
- a CDS encoding 4'-phosphopantetheinyl transferase superfamily protein, with amino-acid sequence MDEPMVPAGVETGKRDIDIWLIYYDEIVDEDQLVMLRALLNAEEVDKEGRFFFADDRKRYLVTRAAVRMLLSRYAPVAPECWEFSRNAYGRPEIANAVDEVRGLSFNISHTRGLIALAVGRGREFGVDVENVAVRSPSIGIAERFFSPTEVAELSCVPTERQLDRFFEYWTFKESYIKARGMGLSLPLDRFSFDFPHHDAVRISIQPDLDDHAGRWSFWQCRPTVDYVMAICAERNAGASPTISMRKFTPLASEVQLVPEFLKTSDFHPGRAAQAFSPET; translated from the coding sequence ATGGATGAACCAATGGTCCCTGCCGGCGTAGAAACCGGCAAGCGCGATATCGATATCTGGCTGATCTATTACGACGAGATCGTCGACGAGGATCAACTTGTCATGCTCCGCGCGTTGCTCAATGCGGAAGAAGTGGACAAGGAAGGTCGATTCTTCTTCGCCGACGACCGCAAACGCTATCTGGTCACGCGCGCAGCGGTGCGCATGCTGTTGTCGCGTTACGCACCGGTCGCACCGGAGTGTTGGGAATTCTCCAGGAACGCATACGGCCGACCGGAGATCGCCAACGCGGTGGATGAGGTGCGTGGCCTGTCCTTCAATATCTCGCATACGCGCGGGCTCATCGCGCTGGCGGTGGGTCGTGGCCGGGAATTTGGCGTGGACGTCGAAAACGTCGCGGTGCGGAGCCCATCGATCGGCATCGCGGAACGCTTTTTCTCCCCCACCGAAGTCGCGGAACTGTCTTGCGTTCCGACGGAACGACAGCTGGATCGCTTTTTCGAATACTGGACCTTCAAGGAATCGTACATCAAGGCGCGCGGCATGGGGCTTTCGCTGCCCCTGGACCGTTTCAGCTTCGATTTTCCGCATCATGACGCGGTGCGGATCAGCATCCAGCCCGACCTGGACGACCATGCCGGGCGCTGGAGCTTCTGGCAGTGCCGGCCGACGGTCGATTACGTGATGGCGATCTGCGCCGAGCGCAACGCCGGCGCATCACCCACGATCTCGATGCGTAAATTCACCCCACTGGCCAGTGAGGTGCAACTGGTGCCTGAATTCCTGAAAACATCGGATTTCCATCCCGGTCGTGCCGCCCAGGCCTTTTCGCCGGAAACCTGA